A window of the Virgibacillus pantothenticus genome harbors these coding sequences:
- the thiS gene encoding sulfur carrier protein ThiS, whose protein sequence is MDIQVNGEILQFDNKAMTIADLLEAYDIQEKIAAVERNKEIVKKTDYKQTMLADGDAIEIVHFVGGG, encoded by the coding sequence ATGGATATTCAAGTAAATGGAGAAATATTGCAATTCGATAATAAGGCAATGACAATTGCTGATTTGTTAGAAGCCTATGACATACAAGAGAAGATAGCAGCTGTTGAACGAAATAAAGAGATTGTTAAAAAAACAGATTACAAACAAACAATGTTAGCGGATGGAGACGCTATTGAAATTGTTCATTTTGTAGGGGGAGGTTAA
- a CDS encoding thiazole synthase, whose product MLQIGKQTFQSRLLLGTGKYPSFQVQREAVRVSQAEILTFAVRRMNIFDANEPNLLEELDLKKYTLLPNTAGAKTAEEAVRIARLAKASELCDMIKVEIIGCDKTLLPDPFETMKASVQLLEEGFTVLTYTSDDVVLAKRLEEAGVHAVMPGASPIGSGQGVVNALNLQFIMEQSSVPVIVDAGIGSPSDAAYAMELGADGILLNTAVSGADDPVKMAKAMKLAVEAGRLGYEAGRIPKKTYATKSSPETAMIE is encoded by the coding sequence ATGTTACAAATTGGTAAGCAAACATTTCAATCAAGATTATTGCTAGGTACGGGAAAGTATCCTAGCTTCCAAGTGCAAAGAGAAGCAGTGAGGGTATCGCAAGCAGAAATTTTAACATTTGCAGTCCGAAGAATGAATATTTTTGATGCGAATGAACCTAACTTATTAGAGGAACTCGATTTAAAAAAATATACGTTGCTTCCGAATACAGCCGGGGCTAAAACAGCAGAAGAAGCAGTTCGAATAGCTCGTTTAGCGAAAGCCTCTGAATTATGTGACATGATCAAGGTAGAGATTATTGGCTGTGATAAAACATTGCTGCCTGATCCATTTGAAACGATGAAGGCGTCTGTACAATTGCTTGAGGAAGGATTTACTGTATTAACTTACACATCTGATGACGTCGTGTTGGCGAAACGACTAGAGGAAGCTGGTGTACATGCGGTGATGCCTGGTGCTTCGCCAATTGGATCAGGGCAAGGAGTAGTGAATGCGTTAAATCTGCAGTTTATTATGGAACAATCCAGTGTTCCAGTCATTGTAGACGCTGGTATCGGCTCACCGAGTGATGCTGCGTACGCCATGGAACTCGGTGCAGACGGAATTTTGTTAAATACTGCTGTATCGGGGGCAGATGATCCAGTGAAAATGGCTAAAGCGATGAAGCTAGCCGTTGAAGCCGGTCGATTAGGATACGAAGCGGGAAGGATACCGAAAAAAACATATGCAACAAAAAGCAGTCCAGAAACGGCGATGATAGAATGA